A region of Acipenser ruthenus chromosome 51, fAciRut3.2 maternal haplotype, whole genome shotgun sequence DNA encodes the following proteins:
- the LOC131722754 gene encoding zinc finger protein 501-like yields MDSVEMESVQIKEEFSEPELVPFRAEVSGLASLPIKQELCEMQCDSSQSEVSEIKAEHSELEIPQTEEPLPVKQGEVLEINRIKQEPTEVEFDHMEPGKEESEDFKPNIPKLERVCVREQGAGEEGSPNSMQGGGKEDGRSHSECSLAGSSPAAKAKADGGEYPDCGKGFTQLGHLNKTQRTHTGEKPYHCSDCGKSFNHFRNLKQHQRIHTGEKPYHCFDCGKSFSQLSSLVLHERIHTGEKPYHCHDCGKSFSRSDSLVSHQRTHTGEKPYHCSDCGKNFSRSGSLVSHQRTHTGEKPYRCSDCGKIFRQLGSLKEHQRVHTGEKPFHCSDCGRSFSQLGSLKGHQRTHTGEKPYHCSDCGKSFS; encoded by the exons atggacagtgtggagatggaatctgtccagattaaagaggagttctctGAACCTGAACTTGTCCCCTTTAGAGCGGAggtctctgggctggcttccctccccattaaacaggagctctgtgagatgcaatgtgacagcagccagTCAGAGGtatctgagattaaagctgagcacagtgAATTGGAGATCCCACAGACAGAAGAACCGCTTCCTGTTAAACAAGGAGAGGTGCTCGAAATTAaccgtattaaacaggagcccactgaagtagagtttgaccacatggaaccagggaaggaagaatccgaggacttcaaaccaaacatccctaagctggagagagtctgtgtgagagagcaaggtgctggagaggaaggctctcccaacagcatgcaaggaggtggaaaggaagacgggcgctcacattcagaatgcagtctagcag gttccagtccagcagctaaagcgaagGCAgacggtggagaatatcctgactgtgggaaaggtttcacgcAGTTAgggcatttaaacaaaacccagcgaactcacacaggcgagaaaccgtatcactgctctgactgtgggaagagtttcaatcattttagaaacctaaaacaacaccagcgaattcacacaggagagaaaccgtatcactgctttgactgtgggaagagtttcagtcagttaagcagccttgttttacatgagcgaattcatacaggagagaaaccgtatcactgccatgactgtgggaagagtttcagtcggtcagacagtcttgtttcacaccagcgaactcacacaggagagaaaccgtatcactgctctgactgtgggaagaatttcagtcggtcaggcagccttgtttcacaccagcgaactcacacaggagagaaaccgtatcgctgctctgactgtgggaagattTTCAgacagttaggaagcctaaaagaacaccagcgagttcacacaggagagaaaccatttcactgctctgactgtgggaggagtttcagtcagttaggaagcctaaaaggacaccagcgaactcacacaggagaaaaaccgtatcactgctctgactgtgggaagagtttcagttag